The DNA window gaccaaatacaattctattttgttatttttacactatatgtaatgttctatttattaaaaccaagtataaatttcatcaagttagtgtttttactcatttttacatttattccaaaataataactaaaggcagtaacaatttaaacaatgtatattatttataaactaATTTTCAGCTTTACTTTTTAATAGTCAATTTATTTTCAGGACTCATCAAGCTTGTACACACTGGTCAGTGGTCAAAGACACGAAGATGTACCTTTAATTTCACCACTAAAAAAAACCCAgagtcatcatgttttcaggccaTTTTGAGTTTGATTTTAACATTTCACAAAGCGGTGATATGTAAGTGACAATTGTTTtcttactttttaattagtcttcccattaaAGGCATAACTGTCTTCATTCAGGCCGATTCGATGAGAACACGCACGaaaacaagaggcgggatttatcgcatgAACCAATCATGTCCAAtcatttgcattgttttatttttataatatcgattattttctcatccagtatttttgaggaggcactgcctcccttgcctcctaggaggaaacgcccctgattCATAAATAGGCATTATACTTATTGTTCAatagaattttaaaaataatatttagtttatgttatgagagaataaatgttttaaaaatgtggcTAAAATGTTGCATTCTTTTCACTTAATTTATACCCCCAAACGGGCAAAGTATCCTGGGAGatacaaacattaaaattaaaaataaaagtcatgttttttaaaaaaaaaatcatgaaattgTATTACTGGTGTCCTAAGAAGATGGAAAAtagcaataaattaattttctgaTGTCTCTTTATGGTCTTGCCCTTTTTAGggttaataccaggtgtaaacagggccttatgGAAGAGGAAGCGGTTTCTACTATCATAAAGTCAGGTATAGCATTGAATTCAGGTATTGTCACTTTGTCAGCTATAGGAgagatttaaataaatgaaaacaatcTCAATGTGGCTTTCTCACATAGCACAATCTGAAAAATTGTTTGATGTTGTTTCATGGTATATTCAACAGGAAGACCACCTATGAATTGCCATTCAAGACCTTTTCCAAATCTGAGTGGCGAAGCTATGACTGAACAAAAAAAGTCAACGTGACAGTGGCTGTCAGCTCAAATGTTTTCAGATATGACAGCTTCCAGGTACTTGTGAAGTTAGAATTTTTCCAAGCCTGAGGTGAAACCTGAGCACAAGCCTTTCAAAGCTTCACAGATCTGCAGCTACAATTGCATTGATGGAACAACACACAGCAGACTCTCACAGATATGTAGCTTCACATACTGAACATTATCCAGAATGTTCTGTGTGACCAAAGTAAAACATCATGCTGCGCTTTGTTGAATAAGATATCAAAGCTATcaaagattgtttttttactctAACACTTTTTGATATTTTGGACTCTTTATGAAACTTTAATCAAAAACGGATaaaaagaaagcaaaaaaaTTTAACAAACACCACCAACCTTGAGTGTATTCTGTCTTATCCTCAGTTCTTTAGCGCTCAGGGATCTTTGGTTGTTCAGAATTCCTGTGAGTTTGTCATTTTCCTTGTGAAGCCACACTTCAAACTCCCTCCTCTGGGCCTCCATATCAGCATGACGCTGGGGCCCCTGAGAGCCCATCTACAGGAAAAACGGAAAGAGACATCCCTCTGTCCATTTATTATAGCCTAGGTATCACTTGCTTAATGATGGCTTTAGGGCTGAGTGATctagctaaaaaaaaattattttagttcTTTTGATGATATATCTCTTAATGCATTTGCTCTGaaataattaagtttttttatCCTTCAAAGTAACATTTTGACCAAACAGCCACTGGTGGCAGAGTATGACTCAAAATGTTTGATAAAGTAaattacaggaaaaaaaacttaaaaacggCATAAAATCATTGCAATATTCACtatgtaatttaattatattGCATACAAAATCGCTGCAAATACATTGCACGTTTTTGATATAATGCCAGCCCTAATGTTGACAGTTAGAATAACAAGAATGATATTTTAATAATCCTAACCTGATTGTCATCAGTTGAGCCAATAGTTGCACTGGTCTGTGACAGCCGTGCCCCTTTCTGTGCATCATCAGAGTCAACCCCACGCAAAAAGCTGTATCTGCCTTGCATATCCAGGTCTTCAATCCCGGAACTAGCCATGTGTTCTTCAACCCATTCACCAGTCCGACCAACGGTCCTGAGCAAGTCACCTCCGTAAGAGCCTTCCATCCCTCTCTGCTTCCTGTTAACAGTACGGTCACTTCCAGACATGACAGCATCCACCTCATCATCCGTGGACCGGTCTTGGTAAGTCCTCTCTCTTCTCCTGACCTCAAAACGTCCAGGTCTTGCGATGCCCTCAGGGACCAAAACTCGAATTCGAtcctgatttgcttcaatgTTCCTCTCCAGCTCTGGGTGATCTGATGATTCTGATCTGTGCAGTAATCTCTGATGCTGGTCTGAATCTTTGTCACCTGTGGCAAGTCCCACTTCAAAGTCTGAAGCCGTTTCCTGATGATGCCCTTCTGCCCATCTGTCCAGGAACTCAGTTCTCTGTAATAGGGAATCTTGGTCGCCTGTGGCAGCATGTCCATTTAGAAGCCTAACAAGTTACGGTGAAATTAATAATTATGTTGTCAAAAATTCccttttgaattttattttatattcattaGTGATAAAGAGAAATGCATTGGCCATGTTGGCAATTATTGTTGGCTAACATTTGTCTATTTTTAAATTGGCAAAGTATTTTAACAATGAAAAACTACAAAtatcacctttaaagggatagttcactcaaaaatgaaaattatcccatgatttattcaccctcaagccattctaggtgtatatgactatcttctttcagaagaacacaatctgagatatttaaaaaaatcctggctcttccaagctttataatgataGTGAATGGCTCtcctgattttgaagtccaaaaaaagcatccatccatcataataGATAACCACACAGCTCCAgttggttaataaaggccttctgaagtgaagcaatgtgtttttgtaagaaaaatatccatatttaaaactttattaactaaaataactagcttccagcagatggcctacgcaagtcgacttgcgccaaAAGAATAACCCCTGACCCAATCCTGGTCCTGGAGGcaccccaacactgcacattttgcatgtctcctttcTCTGACACATCCttttcaggtcttggagtctctactaatgagctgatgacctggatcaggtgtgtttgataagggagacatgcaaaatgtgtagTGTTGGGGTGCCTCCAGGACCAGGATTGGGAACCACTGGCTTAGAcacctcttgcagttcaaacaaatagggctgggcaactcaccttaagctcctcttctcttatatcaaaatcctccaaTACTTCTCTttacaaattttcattttatcctTCTAATTCGTAACCggtattttgttttgctctatcctctgcgcttccacGTCGTTCAATACGTCATGAGACAGGTCCGAGATTTTGGGGCAAGTCAACTTGCGTAGACTGTTTGCTGGaaactagttattttagtttataaagatttaaatatggatatttttcttacaaaaaccaatAGCTtttcttcagaaggcctttattaacccactggaatcatgtggattacttttatgatgattGCATGTACTTTTTTGGGCATCCaatcccattataaagcttggaagagccagaacattttttaatacaactccaattgtgttcggctgaaagaagaaagtcatatacacttgtgggtgagtaaatcatgaggtaattttcatttttggatgaactatccctttaaaatacgTTGTTCAATAGGAAATGGCACATTCTAGATCTTTTTCCCTAAACTCCATAGCAGTCAACAATAATTGAAATCAACATGACCAGGTGAACCGGTTGCAATTTAAACAGAATGTGAAATATGCCTTTTGGAATTcctattatgtttttaaaagcttctaaaaaaaattatatcacaATTATGCTTCTTGCGTCACAGTTTCTGTCCATGTAATATCATCATAACCCTCTATAACTGCAAGCATGACTTCTTCTAACCTGTAAAGATTGAGACTAAGCCTGTGGAGGGACGTCCAGGACTCTCTGAGGCGTTTAAGGTCTTGCAGGATGTGAACTTTTCCTTTCTCAGAGGTTCTGGCCAGCACAGTCTGACCCTGAGCCTCCGTCTGATGAAGCTGAAGTTCCTTCTCTGGAAACTCTCCCAACGCCCTCTAGAGGACAACAACAGTGATATAAGATTGAGTCTAAAGtactacaaaaaaaatgcatgcacGCAGGCACGCATTCATTTGCACATACAGTGCTTTTATGACATGATTCAAGCGACTTAAAATGACAGTAATACACCAAGGATTTAAATCATGTCAAATACCTTTATTGATGGGTTAAAGATATTTGGGTTAAAGTGTAGAATTTTTATGTCTTACAAAAATACTATGGCATTCATGATTTCAGCCAAAATGCAGGTGCAATTGTATTAAGTGACAAAATGTGATAATTTAAATAGCTGACAACAaatgttatttagtttttttctgtaattgtaCATGCAGGgattccacttttttttttaccaatttccatgacttttcgtAAGTTTTTCTAAATTTCCATgagttaaaataatttttaattgcCTGATATTTCCCAGTTTTCCATAACATCATTTATATTGCATCaatcataaacattttaaaacctttttagcatatatatatatatatatatatatatatatatatatatttttttttttttttctttcttattacTATAATTTTTTTGTCTCATGAAGCCTTCAGTTTGCACATTGAATGTTGTTGTGGAATACCAtgctttataaagtaaaaatattgaaataaaataaatccatgATAATACTACcacaacagattaaaatggaaTCCTTAAAGCATTGTAAAAAGCTTTCAGAagctttgttatttttatttaaatgtatttttcttattAAAAGCAACTAACTGTGGTAACTAAGCCATAAGTGTCACTCATAGGCGTACCTCAGCCTCATGCTGGCGGTTATCAATGCTCCATTCCCCATCTGATCCACGAAACGACTCCAGCTTCTGTCTCATGATCATTAACCACTTCTCCAAATTCAGAATATTTTCATGTAAACTCTCATGTTCCGCAATGTTCTCCTCACTTTCATTCACCTTCATCTGGTATGAACAACAACACATATAGATGTgaatacacacatacattatgAACCTGAAACATACGTGAGAAGGATTTTAGTGCAATAAAATTCTGGTATCtgttcaaaaaattaaaaaaatatatctctTCGGGCCACAAGTGCGCATTAAAACTGAAGGAGGTTTGATCAAGGCCTTCATAGTCATCTTCTTCATCGCCATCATGATCAACACACAGCGGGAGTTACGGAAAATGTGGTGTGATCTCAGCGGTTTCCACAGATCTTCAGGGTTAAATCAGAATCACTTGTGAAGTTGGGCATTTTTGAAGAGGCTAGTAAAAAGATATGTATCCTCCCCTCATTATTCAGAATTTCATATTTCTATCAATTAACGATGCAAAAAATATATGGAATAAAAGAAGTAGTTCAGCAAgaaagaaaattaattttatgaaaatatgcCTTTTGCAAAGGCTCTAAAATCTCATTTGTGCATAGTTAAATTCGCCACAGAAGCATTCACACAATTTCTGTACAGTTGCGAGTACAATGTACGATAATATGTATGATAATATGACTGGATATAGACTGCAAGTCTGGGAGGATCTTTAGACATGTTTTTGTAAATTCCACAACAAATCATTGGTTGGCCCAAAGAATcatcagaaacacacacacacacacacacacacacacacacacacacacacacacacacacacacacacacacacacacacacacacacacacacacacaaaagagttacaaaaatatatatatttaaaataaatgctgttcttttgaactttctatttaccAAAGAACCCATGTaacatggttttcacaaaaatattaagcattattgagcacccataaattgatttctgaagaatcacgggacactgaagactgaaaattCCCATCCTGCTGTGCTCACAAGCTAGTATATGGCTTTGAAAAAACTGGAATATAGCATAAGAAACAACTTCATTGTAGTCTGCTTTCGTTGTACAGAAAAGAGCCGCACAAACACACTTTAAATTATCTAATTTTGTGttccacgaaaaaaaaaataagagttGCTTTTTTTGGGGTCAACTACCActtgaattaaagggttagttcacctaaaaatgaaaattctgtcatcaaatacagaccctcatgtccttccaaaccctaagactttcgttcatcttctaaacacaaattttaattaaatctgagagatttctgtctatgcaactaccacattaacacttcaaaaagttcataaagagatcgtaaaacttaTCCATATGGTTTAGTCCAAAACTACACGATATGACATGATCGCTTtacatgatgaacagattgaaattAGGCTttcacacataaacattgatcaatgagcataaacagaagctcaactgtaTTTGCTtgacacacaagaatgaacctcattggtcaAGCAAGCgtgcttgagcttccatttaccatAACTGATGTGTGCATCGATGAATGTTAATATGCGAATAagagcctaaattaaatctgttcatcatataaagtgatcatgtctcttcagaaaatttggactaaactgttttatttatatggattagttttacgatctctttattaTCTTTTTGAAGTTTCAATGTGGTAGTTCCGTGGACTGTCAGTGGAaagacagaaatctctcagatttcattaaaagatcttcatttgtgttctgaagataagcgaaggtcttacggttttggaatgaaatgaaggtgagtgattaatgacagaattttaattcttgggtgaactaaccctttacatTTAAAACCATTTATAAGAAATTCAAAAAACCTTGAGCAGAACAGATCTTACCCGAACTGCCTTATAAAGCAATTTCCAGTCCGCATACAGACGCTCAAACTTTGTCCTGTTTGCAGGGTTGGAGGAaaccagtgtctccagagctaTGATATGGGCTTCGCAATCTTCCAAGTCCTTTCTAATGACCTGCAGAGAGatgcacatttattttacattcagTCTGCCACTAGCGAGTCTTTCCCGCTCCCACCTGGACAAGCCACTCTGATCAACCAGTGCAAACACATTGAGCTCAGCGTGACATAACTCCTAGCTTCTTAAATTATTCACATAACTCTTTTAGTGTGTGCCGAAAGACGATCTAATCAAAAGTCACTGTACATCTACAGCTTACCACATGCAGAGATTAAAACCAAAACAGCTGtttaaaaagaaattcaaaAAGCTGCGTGCAAAGCAAAACTTTTTGAAGTCGGAAACAGCTATACTCTTCTGTTTTCTCTGCTGCTCACCCGGAGTTGATCGGCCTGGCTCTTCTTGGCTAGAATGTCAGGTTGAAGTCCATCCGTCTTGACAAATCGTTCCTTTATGGAGGTCAGTTTTTTGTGTATGGAGTCATAGGCATCGGAAAAGTCCTTCGTCTTTGATATCAAACCCTAAGGGTGTACATAGGATACCACATGGTTCTGGGGTGTGTAGACAACATTAATAAGATTTAAGACAGGGATTAGCATATTTATtcagggatatatatatatatatatatatatatatatatatatatatatatatatatatatatatatatatatatatatatatatatatatatatatatatatatatattacagcactggaaaaaattaagagaccactccaagttcagaaatcaatgttaagtggtcttaattttttccagagatgtatataaatatatatataaaatatttttttttcagggatatatatatatatatatatatatatatatatatatatatatatatatatatatatatacacatacatacacacacctaCCCACTGACAGAAATCTGAAAATGGCGCTTCATGTCAAAAACGATACAgacataatatattataataatatattataataatcttAAGatcataatttaataaaaaagaaaataaaaaagtgattttgaataatttaataaaataaatcttttacACACCCCTTTTATCTTATGTTTATGACTATAAGAATATTCATATGAGATATGTATGTAGATATATATTAGCCATTTGTCTTAGTGTTATAATTAACATACTGCACAtatgtattttagtttttttttttttaatttcaatatcACAATTGTTCTTTGCTgtagacattgttaaaataccAATAAAAATCCTCTAACCTATCAAAAATTAGGAATAAACTAATCTTTACAACTTTATCTGCCTGCATACATTTACACCAACAAACAAGGCTTCTCGTTTTTCAGCCGGACATGATAAGCTTTGACTTTGACCACACTTTCTGTTATATAAGCCTATGCATGTTATGGCTAATGGCGGGGGTAGAGACTGTTGATGTAGCTCAGCTAATCTACAATCTATATACAGCAGTAAAATTTTGAGCTGTGGCTGGTAGGGTACCTGCAGGCGGTTCTTGCGCTTTAGGAGCTGGCTGTGGAGTAACTCTCTCTTCCTCATATCCCCGCTGAGCTCTTCCAACAAATCGTCAGCTTTCTCTTGGCCAAAAACAGAGCTGAGCAGATCACTCTTCACCTGGAGCAAACTCAAGCGCTCCTGGAGCTGCACGCTGTTTTTAAGTAACTTctacaaagaacaaaacaaaagaagaaagaGCACACTCAATAACTTCAAAGAGAACAAAGCACTAACACCAAATTAAGGTGCCAAGACAAAGGCAAAAATCTCTGCAAATGCTTGAAGTACAATATGATCATATCCACAAAAGATTGTAGCATACAATggatttgtaacatttattttctcaaaaaaaGAAGTGTAAATCAGGTGTCAAAAGTACATAATGGGAAAAAACATTGCAACattcagagtaaaaaaaaagaaaaaaaaaaaaagaaagaggctgACCTTCAAAACAGCTCAAATCTCTGCATCTCTTCAAGGCTCAACAAAAACCCAATATGAGAGAGATTCAAACCACAGTATCACACAGTAATGTTATTTAACCGGCTAACATAAATGACAagaattgcaaaaataacttAGGATAACCCTAAAAGCACAATTTAGAATGaactaaaattataaataaattataaagtaTTTTGTGCTGTAAGCATGTTTATGAATTTATAGCTATCAAGTTACATAACTATATAGTTTCTAGCTATTACTGcacattaaaaaacataatacattatttgttaaatatttatttttaatgaatttattttacatttttggaaTGTTTTTGTTGAGTCCTGGGGTTAATATTTGCTCTGAATGATTTGATTCACATACAATTCTTTACTAAACGATGCAATGTATGATGCAACATGAAGTCTGGGCATAAAACAATCAattcataattatttaaaaaaaatatagttttagacgtaaaaaaaaaacaaaaacaaaaaaaacttttttttaaatttactattttaatatattttaaaagaaatttgttctatgttggcaaagctgaattttcagcatcattatccagtcttcagtgtcacatgatccttcagaaatcattctaatatgctgatttgctgctcaagaaacattttattatcaatgttgaaaacaccaaTATGTTGAAATTCAGTATATGCTTAATATGTTTCTGAAAACtaagatacattttttcattatgaatagaacagcatttatttgaaatagaaatcttttataacataaatgttttacCATTAATATTTCgagaaaaacaaatcaaatattGATCTGGAGGGACACATTTTACACCACCCtgcacaagaaaaaaagtcttgtTGAAAGCTCACACGCTTTATGGCTATAAATAATTTACCTCTATATTCTGCACAAGTAGAGCGATATGGGAGAACTCCGTCACCTCAGCGGAAGCCTCCAGTACCTGAGAAACCACCTGACTCCACTGGCTGAAGCCATACAGAGGGTCCTGCAGTATCTGCCGGAGAGCTGTCTCGCTTTCAGAGGACAGCCTGAAAGATCTGCCTTTCACACTGTCACAggaaacacaaaacaacaactCTACAGAGTAGTTTTTTACAGTACAAGCTTATAGGGCTTTCAACAGATGGCTTCcacaaaacaaatgaataaataaatgcagtaaaCCCTGTGTGTAATGCACTAATTGTTTGAAGTGCTTACATTAGCACTCTTTTATTGCTGGATACACATTGTTTACGGCTGACTAGACCTATGTGAGTGACATCCCACTGACAGTAACACAATGGGGATGAAAACCTACATGTGACGAGCCTCCCACAGTTCCTGCACGACAGAATGTTTACCAACGTCAGTATCAATAGctaatgattaataaaatatccATCAAAGTATTTCTCCTTGCCTCGTTCCTCCTTTGCCGGAGGCTCTTTGGGTGTGCGTGTAAGGTTGCTGCTCACCTCTGGTACTCTTTCACCACTGCTAGCACCTCATCAGACAAGTTTTTAGAATCTTGTGGGAATCGGAATAGCTCTTTCAACCGGGATTTTAGCTGTTCCACCCTGGGCTCCTCTGCGATGAGCTTGTTGCGCACCCCCTGAAGTGTGGATGTAGAGAACAAATCAATGAAATTGGTACACACATGGGGAGTTTGGAGGGAACTCATTCAAGCAGGGCATTAATGCAGAATTTCTCCACATGGGGTCCAGACAGCTTTCATTGATCTAAAAAAGGTTTTCATCCTTGTTGGTTTCTCCCCACTGCTAACAGTAAACTTGGTCCAATTAGTAACTTtgtcaaaatgaaataaaaacatcagTT is part of the Chanodichthys erythropterus isolate Z2021 chromosome 18, ASM2448905v1, whole genome shotgun sequence genome and encodes:
- the syne3 gene encoding nesprin-3; protein product: MTQQEQHEFRESLEEALSWMQAIQERLKQNDNTQGPRSALEVRLRETEKIHCSEPEGHVKMDRVLVASEALLRNGDEEMKNQTHSKLKDLKVLWEETLTYIIHCHSRIEWVWLHWSEYLKAHEEFGMWLEKMHRALEPLLEMQLGLQEKLWQVDHLRVLHSDIQAQAQFLERLLDEAAALFNRTEDPSVNEQAQQGLQDAYNHIRDRAQERLALAQKVAEEHQQYQSCIHKFQTWLVSKTGEVRRFSDMEDTTQNRLKALQELDASIAKEELTLQHIEKLSEVVKANTSPAGAEKITKEMEELRLDWQKLRQALVEIKEELQSSLDSESKYSNRCKELWADLAQVRSLVQNLSSELESRDGERTEEHLVAQWKTHTGVRNKLIAEEPRVEQLKSRLKELFRFPQDSKNLSDEVLAVVKEYQSVKGRSFRLSSESETALRQILQDPLYGFSQWSQVVSQVLEASAEVTEFSHIALLVQNIEKLLKNSVQLQERLSLLQVKSDLLSSVFGQEKADDLLEELSGDMRKRELLHSQLLKRKNRLQGLISKTKDFSDAYDSIHKKLTSIKERFVKTDGLQPDILAKKSQADQLRVIRKDLEDCEAHIIALETLVSSNPANRTKFERLYADWKLLYKAVRMKVNESEENIAEHESLHENILNLEKWLMIMRQKLESFRGSDGEWSIDNRQHEAERALGEFPEKELQLHQTEAQGQTVLARTSEKGKVHILQDLKRLRESWTSLHRLSLNLYRLLNGHAATGDQDSLLQRTEFLDRWAEGHHQETASDFEVGLATGDKDSDQHQRLLHRSESSDHPELERNIEANQDRIRVLVPEGIARPGRFEVRRRERTYQDRSTDDEVDAVMSGSDRTVNRKQRGMEGSYGGDLLRTVGRTGEWVEEHMASSGIEDLDMQGRYSFLRGVDSDDAQKGARLSQTSATIGSTDDNQMGSQGPQRHADMEAQRREFEVWLHKENDKLTGILNNQRSLSAKELRIRQNTLKGLRAGLAWGQNQFQKLMAGQQSMVAEEDMELEELRYRWMLYKSKLQEAGDLRGLLKHKGVSGREQELVRAGKANSSLGFLYRVCRVALPLQLLLLALLLLAFLLPMMDEGTSCSLSNNFARSFNIMLRYDGPPPT